TCTACGTATGTACAATGGTCCACGGTTACAAAAAAGTACTAcagtatctaaacaggaggagcgGTTGTATATTGGGTGTTTAATAAATTCCAGTGAATGTGGGCTTGTGAAAAAATTATAAGCTCCTGCATATGAGAGCCTCATATGCAGGCTTACGAGCTCTCGTATGAGAGCCTCATATGCAGGCTTACAAGCTCTCGTATGAGAGCCTGCAGATGTGCTTCTCACCCCAGTTATGCAACATCATATTGCTCTTTTTACTTTTTATTGTACTAGAATTGTGTTTGAGGGTTAATAATGTATGTCcttgctctctttcagctgggcaacaCCATGCCAAAAGCTCTTCATCCAGACTTACAAACCAAAAAGTGCAAAAGTGGAAGCTGAATACAATCTTCAAATTTATGAGCGAACTGTGCAGGTGAGAGCATACCTCCACTTGTAACTGGACCCCAGTGTGCTGTAGGCTATGCAATTATAACCATGTTGATATTGTTTAATACAGTTTTCAGATTTTTATTGGGAAGTCATTATGTTGATGAAGAAGATAAGCAGGATTAAATCATTGCAGTATCTTGCATAATAATTGTTAGAATAAGATTGTTTagtattaaacaaatataaatgtgCCTAAACAAATATGTACAGTACATACATACCAACCCGTTCTAGCGAgcattcccaacgtcaagaaactgtcatatTAGTGCCTTAACCagcaggccagccagccagccagaggaCCCATGATCAGAACATGGGACATTATGtcaatgcacaaagaaatcacattgtgatagaaggattcgaacctatgctctgggtactcccaagcacacatcTTAGACCACTACATCATAacatggtcaaaagcaatgcaacctgggattcaactaaATTCTCTAGGGGCCCTGGGGCTTCAGCTGAAGCCAAGTCAGGGTTTTCACGTAATGCCCCCTTCCCTCATGGACTCTTGGTGTGGTCTAGGAGTTCACCTCCGACACTCTACTttaaatgcacaaagaaatcacattaacgtgatgtatcaatgaattTCTCAccaatacatcacgttaatgtgatttctttgtgcatttgaagTGGAGCATTGGCAGTGCACTTCTAGACCACACCAAGAGTCCATGGGGCATTGTGTGAAAACCCTGACTTGGCTTCAGCTGAAGCCTCAGAACCCTGGGAGAATTCAGTTAAATCTCgggttgcattttttttttaccatgtcgtagtgtAATGGTCTAAGGCACGTGGTTGGGtgtacccagcgcataggttcgaatcctcctcatggctcagtATGTCAATTTCAAGAGCCACTACCATATTCTTGTACATCAGTTTGTGGCCTTGGGTAAAGTATACGTCGAATGTGACATGCTATAAAGAGAACAGGTTCCCCACACGTGCACAACACTAAAACTGAAGATAACTTTGATAAATGTTAAATTGTTGATGCTATTATTAACTAAAGCTGGCCACACTACAGGTAGAGCAatgcacacacacattataaataTTGTACAGTGTTAAAATTCAAGTTGTTTTAATAATACAGAATGGGTTAGGTTTAAACTAATATTTGCATTTCACTTGACAGCTGGCTGATCTACCATCGATCATGGCTCCTTTATTTATTGATGTGATCCAGGCAGGACTTCCTCAAGGAGTAGAACTAACTGTTCTGGAACACATGCCAGAACACACAAAGGTACGTCACCAAGGTGTTACTAAAACATTCTATCATGTTACTGGCATGTAAAACTTTCAAGGGTTGCATATGAATTATACGCTTACACTGATAGGAATAAATATTTTGATAATGAGATATTTAAGATGTGAATACAGTATATCAAGGATTTGACCAGCTACTTAGGCTATCAGATAATTTATGTAAATTTTCTTGATAGCCAACATCTGTAGTTAGTGACTGGGGCAGGATAAGGAAGGTGGCAACTTGTAATTTTATTCTAGCTGTACTTTGAACTATAGCATTATTTTGGTTTTTACAGCTTCAGTGGGTTTCCACTGAAGTTCCCAAAGACTTTCCATGAGTTAAAATGATTAGTCTAAATGTGGAAAAGCATCTGTtgcctgtcctacattgtggtgtGGTAAGCTTCAAGCTGTTCCTTCTTGCGAGAGATGGCATACAATTTACAAAAGTGGTTTGGATAAACATCATTTAATTTGTACAATATTTTAAGTCTGTTAGATCAGCTCGTGTCTTGTTTGCAGATTTCATATTCCTGAGGTACTTTTTTGTTCCTGGTGCAAGAATTGACTTAGTTTTGGGATGAATGTTTGTTGTTCTttgctgaactttttccagtgctTGTCTGTCATTGTCTACAGGAGGCGAGATGTAATTCTTTGGTCACTACCACTTGCCTATTTGTAAGTACTGGAATGCATTTTAAATCTCTTGACAGGGCTTTGGAAGGAGTGGACAACAGATGTCACACACTCGATGGTGAATCTATTCTGACCCCAACAAAATATGCAAGAATAAAAAATGTAGCTCTTGAAGTTAAGACACCTTTAACAGCATCACTTCATGTTACCTAAGCAGTGTAATGCACGTATCTAAAGTGCATCAACATATAGCGAATCACAAAGGGGCAGAGTATTAAGGCCTCACAAGACTTAACACCTGAAAGCTGCCCATGCAGAGTATTGCATGTCTCTAAAGTGCTTCGCCCAAGTGCCAAGCACCAGCATGCCAAGCAAGGCCTCATGCTTGGCATCCCAACTTAATGCAAACCATACCACCTTAAGGAGAGTTGTGCACATCTCCAACATTCTTCACCCTGTTTGCCAAGTACCAGGACAAACAAGGTCTACATGGCTTATAGCAAGTAACCAGATCTACAGTCTGAGGAAGAAACCCAGGTGTCAGGGCAAAAGTGCTTAGCTATCCCAAACCTTATCCTGTCTGAAATCCCAACAAaggaaggccccccccccccactttgccAAGAAGTGACTTGTTGGGTAAACCACTAACCATGCCCACACCACAAATGGTAGGGAATGGCCATATGTACCCAGTCCTGCATATTCTAGGATAGTTCAGCTTTCTTGTGAATGAGCCAAAGTTAAGCTCGTGCCATCAAAACATGTTCAATGACGGGTTGCATATTGAATTTCCAGGGCTGCTTTCCTCTGTCTGCTGGAGTTGGCCCAGGAGCATTTCTTCTCTCACATTTAATTGTTTCAGACACACCAGCTGGGCATAAGGTTCCCAACCAGCTCATTGGGTGTTTCAATTTTCCCTGCATGGTTTTTCCTCTGGGTTGAGTTAATGGAAGACTCTGCAATCCCTCATTCATTTGGCTGCTTGTGTCCGCCTCGGGAATTGTGTAAGTCTAGCCTCTTTGCCTTGGGACCTTTTCAGGCTTTTCAGAGTTGAACATCCTCTAGTTCTTTTAGTTGTTGTTGTGAATTAAGAGGTGACAACGATCGTGGGATCAGATGCGCCCCAGCATACCCATAAAGAGTTAATCGCAAATCCCAATGGCAAAACAAATGACGCGTAACACCAGAAACTAATATGCTTTGCAGCAAATAAACGCACAGACAGGCAGATGACTGGGGAGCCCAGTCATCCACAAACCAACTCCCGGCACCTCACAGCCAGGCCATCGCcagacaccgtcaccccgccaagagaaccagccagaaaatgtggaaaaaaaaaaatcaacagtcTTGTGACCCAAggggatatgtgcgccaggcatcGTACAAATCGGACTGTTAAAAGGAATGCCAGACGGCAGTATCAAATCTAAAATTGCAAAACAGAACGTGATCCGGCAGCTCCCAGAGGGAGGTGCCCAGATGTCCGCTAACCATCaaagttgaaccaggagtcccctCTAGTTCTTTGTTGCTCACGTTTGTTGCAGGCGTAGCAAACAAAGTCCAGTGTGGCATGGGGACATGTGACCAGTCACCAACACTGGTAAGGTCACCGGTTTCTGGCTCAAGCAGGATCTCGCCTGCACGTGAGGTTGTTGACAGTACCATACTTCAAAGGTGGATTTGTTGCATTGGCCTGGATCAAGCAACTTGGCTTGTGGTTCTGTTTTTGGATGAGCATGTCATGGCTTTGGATGCTATTACATCTGGTCCAGGGTgaggggaaggtaaggtaagagaGGAGGCTCAACAACTGTAGTGCAGCAGCCCATTGTctcgcacaactaggtgagtaaaggcacacaaggacatgcatacatgtacatacattATTTCCTGCATGATATATTATTATAGTTATTTAATGAGTGGTATATTCTCTAGGTGCGGTACATCCCAGACTTGGAACTAAAAGATCTACAAAAGCAGCTTGGCGACCTTGGAGGATCATCCAAAAAATAATGCAGTTTAGATGTAGTGGTGCTTTTGTATATTTTCTGTACAGTAGTTAACACTTTAGCATGATTACAATGTTAATAATGAACACATTTTGAAAACACTTTCATCTAGGATGCATAGGTATGCAACAATTTTCAAAGATTATTCTTTTGACAAATCTTGGAGCTGGGTAATTGAGTCACTGCAACATCCCCAAAGTTTAATTTGTTAAAGAAGCACGAAGTATTTTGAGGCTATTCCATTCATGACAAAAATATGGAGAGAAATAGTTTTAAGATTGAAGCTTGTATATTTTAACACCAGTCTATTTAAAAGTTTATTTGGATAGAAATAAATTTCTTTAAAATCTTTGTGAAGGCAATAAGGTCTTTttaagttttatttatttattgcatCCATGTTGTTTTTTGCCAATGCAATTTACAGTTATATGATGGTATTATTCAACAATTTGTACAAAAGTTGTAAGAATGAACTGCCAACAGTATGCACAACATTCAAACACAGTAGACTCATGATTGTGTGGATGTGAACCTTGGCTTCAGTCATCACCCTGCTAACATCTTTGTAATCTTTAAAagaatacaatatacatattgtTGTTATTGCTATATCCTTTGCTTACCTTTATGTTTGGGCTCTAGTATTTTATTAAGGATCTTTTGGGAAAATTGGATGAATTTCAGGACCATGGAGTTTTCCAATAAAGATTTTCTGAAAGGGCTGAATGGTGCCTCCCTGGAGTTAGGTCGCCGAGGTAGCTCCGTATTTGAGTCACATCAGTCTTAGGAGTCCTTACTGGCCTACTGGAGACCAGAACATGGCCTCCCCTCACAGTGGCTCAGATGCTGGGGATTGTTACGATCACCCTCACCAAGGAAACATCCAGAAAGTAATCGAAGCAAAACAAACAACTGCAAGATACAGACAAGGGAAAACAAAGTAGCAAATGGCTCTACAAACCATCCACCAAGTACTTGGGCTGAAACCACTAAttacagttcaccaccaccagatggcaacaCCTTTGGGAGCCCCAGCTCCCCATGTCAACAGAGCTCAGTCTGATCACTAATGTCTATCTGTCTTTGGACTGCTCCTTGAGTCACCAGCCTACTTTGGTTGAAGCCTCCATGTTGGTATGGGTTTATTTTATTTTGTAGTGATGAGGCTACACAGGTGACAGCTGCTTCAGGTTCGTTTGCCCATTGGTGTGGCTTTGTGCTCAAGTGGTTGCCCTGGAGCTGGTCCACCTTAATCTTTGGGGTGTTAGAGGTTGAGCAGCTGATGTATCTACTGGTGCTATGTTTGATGCTTCTCCTTCCTCTGTCTCTGCTATTGTTGAATAGATTCCTTGTACACCTCCCCTTTGCTCTGGGCTCTGGGAAATCTTAGGGTTTCGGAGTCTGGGCTGCATTTAGTTGTGTTTGGAGCTTGGCTGTCTCCAGGAGACAGCCAAGCTGGTCCACGATATGGAAGTCCACTGTACTACATTGTCAACAGTCATTACCTTAGGGCTGCAATGCTTTATCACTTTCATATAACTTTCATAAGAGCTTGGGTTTAGccttcaaataaaaaaaaagttacccTGTTCACTTTGTGAACAGGGTAACATCTTCTATGCATGCTAGTAGCATGCATCTTCTATGCATGCTACTCTTCATTCTCTTAATTAACTTTATAATTAATTTTGAGCAGATAACAATGTTTCCTTTAGGGTTTCTAATTGAAACTCTCAATACATTCCTTGTAAATATTTTGAGCTGACTTGGTGGCAAGATGTTCTGtattttcaacaaaatatcaagAATGTCAAGTGTAGAACAGGGTCAGGAGTCATTAACCACTTACGTGTCCACTTACAATACCTGTACATTTTTCCTCCATCATGGCGGCTTAGTCTGTATTTAAAAAGTTAACAATGTTCAAAACTTCACAACCCACGAGTATCATTATTATCACAGACAAGCTCGTAGCTCTtcagagttcattaactgttttatAAATACAAACTTAAcaaccatgattgaggaaagatgtacgggtttGGTAATTGAACATGTAAATGCCGAATGTATCCTGGTCAAGGCCCCATGTCAACATGTACTATAAAACACAAAGCTGGGTAGATGCACTTAACATGCATCTGGGCCATCTGGCTGGAGAAGCATAGTCTCTTGCCACTAAAAAGCAGAGAAAATGGAAAACAAATACGGTACAGTAGTTGTGTTTAAATAGGTCTTAGTTAAATTGTGAATTTGTATCTGTAACATCAAACGGATAAGATACAAGTCAAAACTCTACAGATGTTTATCCTGTGAACTATAATTCCATCTACTGAATAAAAACTACAGAAAGTTTCTATAGTTTTTATGCTTTACATTAAGTAAATTAGTTCATCATAGGGACAATAAATTTTGCAATGGAAAACCTGCCGCAGCAAACTTGCATTGCATCTAACTGAACAGAAATAAAAATTGGGTTAATTAATTGATAcaataaatttatttttatttgattgTAGTCAGGCTATAATATTGTAAGAAAGTTATATAAAAAATggccaaaaaaacaaaaacaaaggtgGGTGTGTTACTACAACCTTAGATCCTGTATAACAAATGCAAATTAACTAATGAATGCACTGCAAAACATGAACAAGTACAATCCACATTACACCAACTTTGCATTCAAAGTCTTAAGACAGCACTTTGTGCCATGAACTGTTCTTGCTACTGGATATAGTCAGGATATGCTTATAATTAAGTCGTTTTCATAAAACGTGTACAGTCCTAACATAAAAATAAACTTGCTCAACGTTAACATTGCACTTTATTTTGCACtagtaaaaaaaaatagtagtttacAGGATATTACCAATTATTAACAAAATTATACATTGTTATGGAATGACTGACAGAACAAAGCCCAAGTTGGACACATGTACGAACGagtttaggtggatataaatagtagcTGCCACATATGAGTCAATATGCTGTCAGCAGTTTCCTTGATTATTACGTCCTTGATTTTATTTTCGCTCTCGTAAGTTGGGTTTCTACCAGGAGAGCCTGTCTGCAAAGCAATTTTCTCGCCTACATTATTTCCCATGCCCAACCCCTAAATCTTATTTTTTCAAGGTAAAGTTATGATTTCCCTAACTGTGCAAATGAACTTTGTCCATCTACTGTTCCATGCCCTAAACTCTTTCTTCTGCTAACAATTTTCCATGAAATATGGGAACCTGTTTCAGTTAATAATTAAAGAGAGATAGTCTCAACAATTTTCAAAATGTTTCTGACATCTGCTCTGACCTCCACTAAATGATATGAAAGCACAAAAAACAGCAAAAATTAAGGAAAACGTCAGGTCTGCTAAATGTCACCGGGACACTCTCTGGAATCCGAAAATTTTCTGGCAAATTCAGATTTCAAAGATTCTGTAAACAGATTTGATCTGTTGGTTACAGAAATTCATTAAATGGAGGTTCAGATTTTGGAGAATGCACTGTATGTGGTAAACATGATGCAAGTATAAATCTAaaatccattaaaaaaaaaaagtgtacactctactGCCTCTAAGTATCTAATAACATAGAAAGCTTTTCCCACTTGGATGGCTAATTAGTGTTAGAATTTGagcatataaaaaaaattatgtatAGTTTTTGCAAACAATTGATAAATTCTGCTTCTCTAAATTACAGAACCTCTATTTAAGTTTTCTGCTGTTATACTGGAGCTTTCTACCAATATAACTTGTGTGCATTCCAAAGACACATAACAATAGTATGCACTCTAACCAAGTTCCACTGCACATACACTCTAACAGAGTCCCACTGTACATGGACTATTTACACACTATCACAACTACTAGCACTACACCTACTGAGTTACCGATATATATAGCCGACAGAAAAAAGCACGTtgtaaactattttacacaaaatGAATTATGGATTATAAATTTACCACCAATAATAAATACAACATTACAGATATATTACATGAAGTGCTCTGCATCAAGACAAACTGCATTTTATAAATATaatcattaattattattacattacagaaTATTTAAAAATGCAGAACAAACATTCTTTGCACTTATCACAGTAACTGTACAACACTGTATATGGATACAAGGTAATCAGTACCTTGGAAATCACTTCCAGCGTGAAACCACCAAGTACGCAGACAAGCCTCAAGGCAGTCGGTCGTCAAGATCAAGTTATGGTGGGTGTATTTGTATTGGATCAGAAATAAAAGTTGTTCGAGATGTACAAGCAACACAAGAAAGAGTAAACTTTATGGGTTTCATTTTAACATTATGCAAAATACTTCCTCTAAAAATTGGGTTGATGAGGACAGATCATTAACACTGGCATATTATTATACAATAGTTTACCAACATAAGAAGTGAAGTAGCTGGTCTGTACTTgccttattattaaaaaaaaaaaaaaaaaaacaagatgtattaaatattattagcagCAACGGTATtgtctccaaaaaaaaaaagaacttctccattGAAGTATGATAGTATTTCCAAAATAACTGTACAGTACACTTATATGAAAATTTTGTAGTGTTACAGTAAAATACATTTTCACCTGACTTCCCTCATAAGTACTGTACTTAAATATATAACAGACAAGGAGTAATCTGCCCcaatcttctgccaaacaatcgcagagaagccactacttcactatctcctggaatgtgaagcaaccaatgagctttaagagtccctgaatcttgcagtaaccaccctgaagccatcaacactgccactcttctggtcaaaagagatgtccagcagctggacaccctcataaatactgtcgagCAGTATCCTTCCCCGCGATAGAAGCCCGACGATTgaatgcgacctcagcacacgatatagatttactgaacaaaaatTTTACTACttacgggctgttcatgcccgtgccacctcttggatggcttaatctttatccgtCAATCAATTAATCTGCCTCAGTCATTCAGAAAAGTTATATCCATTTACTATAATGTCTATAGATGTATGAAAACTACACCATATACTAGACGATGAGGAGTTGACATTTCAGTTGACTTCACCAttatcaagacaatcgacttgataatggtccaggacggaccgaaatgtcgtcatcTCCCCATCTTCTGCTGTGTGGTTTAGTTCTCATATCTTCAagccactttattgtgactcatcatctgtctAGAGTTGTATACTATATTAAATTTACATAATTACTGTATATGAAAAGCCCATCTTTTCAGATtcttatacagtggtacctttgtTCACGATCATAATTCGTTCCTAGAGACACGTCGTCATCCAAAAATTCATCAACCAAAACGAATTTTCCCatgagaaataatgtaaattgaattaatccattctacacccccaaaaatattaacttaaaatacAGCATGATTTGCTCTTTAGTGTACAGATATATGCCTGAATACAGATGCCAAAAACACTGTGTATCAGTGGATTTAGGTGTAGTAAATACTAGATATCCAACATCCTTCTTGTATTCCATTttgtatatatgtactatactttcCTAAATAAATATTGTTACAGTATGGTTACTTATACATCAAGTAAAACCTACTAAAGTTTAAACAAGAAATTAATGCAGTTTCTGAAGCTGGAGCTGAGCAAAGGCCAATTATAAATTTGATTTCAGTGTAAATACTGATCAATAAATATTGTACACAAAGTTACAGCACTAAAATCATTTGGGTAAAATATTGAAAATTTAAATATTACACAACATACTTCCAAGACTTATTCATTCCATTTGAATATAACAACTTTAACTGCTCTTGccatgaaaaataaataaatgaagtaTGAAATATTTTACGGTGACAATTTGAAACTGAGACTACTGTACTGAGAGCATGCCCAGGCGTCGGACATTTGTGTACACAAAGCTTTATGCTGCTGTCATTATTTCTTTTGTAATATTTTCCTAAGTCGTCTTCTCCTCTTAGCCCTAATAAAGTGCTAATATCATCCTAAAAAATGCCACCAGAGTGCATCATGGCCCAGTAACAACCGAGACATCATTCTATCATAATCATTTCACAGGGTCCTGTAGAGCATGGTCAGTGCAATCGGTTCACAGACAAAAGACCCAGGGTTAAATTCCTGTTGCAGCACAGAAGTGCTTGGGTAACacttcctttcacctgatacctgtgttcacctagcagtaaataggtacccgagagcttgggttgcatcctgggggaagGTCAAGATGTACCTCAATAAAATGTATAGGTCAGtacgaaacttttttttttttttagcgctGCCTGTGGCATAGACAGTGCACAGTACTTTGGCAGTGTTTGTGGCCAAAGAGTCCCAAACACCATTCATGATGTTAATATaagagtaaacaaaaaaaaagtgtATAATGAGccattttaaattttttttattcacaAGGGCTTTTATTGAGGGATAAATGACTCCAAGGGACATTGGGAAAACAAGAATTCCAATCATTCTGAAAATCAGCATCGGGACATTCTACCAGGAGGGGCATGACTGTCAGTAAGACAATGCAGTTCGGACATTAACGTGCAGGTCTTTGTTTCATTAAGTTCCCGTGAGTTAAGCATGTGTTACTAATATACAGCCTAGCCAGAACTGTTTCCCACCACCTCTAATAGTAATAGAAGGCTATGGGGAGAGTCTACACTTAACACTATGCCGTTTATTATTCCTAATGCTTGATCAACAATCAGTCAAAAGTTACTAACAGAATTGCATACAGCTCCACTGTAAAAAAATTTGTCTCTGGGGAAAGTCTGTACAtgtagtgtgatcaggaaaaataaTGGAGAAAGTAATGTCATCAACAGACTCTGGCCCATCCATAAGCAGAGTGGCAGTGAAAATGTTCAAGAGGCATTTCATGATTATACAGGTGAGATACATTCCTGGTATGGAGTGATTGTGAATCCAGTAAATGGGTCATCCTGGcagtaaaagtaaaaaaaaaaaaaaaaaagagagtgaAGTGGTC
This portion of the Procambarus clarkii isolate CNS0578487 chromosome 59, FALCON_Pclarkii_2.0, whole genome shotgun sequence genome encodes:
- the mRpL48 gene encoding large ribosomal subunit protein mL48 isoform X2 — encoded protein: MFSLSKVAARCGCMAKRSLSCSVARCAIQFEPPYLDAEGPEVPEYPLVNVQMKGYDFTVLEHYGKWVHNTALNMDIDVEDSWATPCQKLFIQTYKPKSAKVEAEYNLQIYERTVQLADLPSIMAPLFIDVIQAGLPQGVELTVLEHMPEHTKVRYIPDLELKDLQKQLGDLGGSSKK
- the mRpL48 gene encoding large ribosomal subunit protein mL48 isoform X1 — translated: MFSLSKQVAARCGCMAKRSLSCSVARCAIQFEPPYLDAEGPEVPEYPLVNVQMKGYDFTVLEHYGKWVHNTALNMDIDVEDSWATPCQKLFIQTYKPKSAKVEAEYNLQIYERTVQLADLPSIMAPLFIDVIQAGLPQGVELTVLEHMPEHTKVRYIPDLELKDLQKQLGDLGGSSKK